Genomic window (Acropora muricata isolate sample 2 chromosome 11, ASM3666990v1, whole genome shotgun sequence):
AAATATCATACAGTATTGtattaatattctgtgtaacagcAACATATTGTATGTTACActtatgtaattaaaaaaaaaatttccagaaaCATTTGCAGCAataaccaaacttgcaacaataCCAGGGTTAACAAAGACAGAATTCATAAAGTGCCTTCATTAAATTGCTCATGTTTTCGCCACAACCGCAAGTTTGGGAAATTCACGATACTGTATTGCAGTAGAGGGCACGGAATCATGGTAAAGTGCGTGCTTCAGGAGCCACGCGCTTGCTTTTTCGTGTTCGACCAATCAGATACTTCAGGCGTTATCTTTGAGCTCGTCGAAGCCGTTCCCGATCAGTTCCATGAGCAATATTTCAAAAGGCCTGAAACTTCCAAGTTAAGTCCCTAGAGCTACAGCGTTTTAAACCTAACCTGATTACAAATGAAACAGTTGGTCtaagttaaataaaagaaacaaaaaaatacaagagaaaacaaagatcgAAGGCCTGTGTCTATAAGCAAGCATTTTTCACTCAGTTAAGGAGAAGTAGACGAGCTAACTATACACGGTGTTCTTTATCAGGCAATTACTTCGATGACTGAAGTCAACTTGGTCTGGCGATAAATGTTCGTTCTTGCTCCTATTGCGTATTATATTCTTGCACGCATTGCGCATCTATTCTCTATAAAAGTTTCTATAAAAGTCTTACTCTCTTCCTTAAATCATTTGGTAGCCACTACGACTCTTCTTGCAGCAGTATACGATCAGAGCAACGATAAGAACAAATAAGACACCGCCAATAACAATCAAAGCAATTTTCCAGGCTTCTTTGAGCTGCTTTGCGCTTCCTCCTGGAAGAAAAATAAGCAATCATTTACTTTAATGTAAGGTTTAGTGTCTAAACAAACTGCGGCATCTCATCCTTGGAGAAGTGAGACACTAGAATTTAGtatcaaaaaagttgaaaaaagtaAAGTTTCCACCGTGAGAAGATAGCGAAGACGACTTTTCTAGCGGCAACGAAGGGTTAACACTCGAAAGTggcttcgttatctttttacgGCGAATTTTAATCTTTTAACTCGTCAGAGCAAGATATGGAAAGGTGTTGACTGAGGTTACTTCACAAcaggttcttttttttcctttcagaatACCCAGCATGCTACCAAGAAATCATTTTATGAATGTAAAGTTCTCTAAAGATTTTTCACTTCAAACCAATTCAAGATTTGGctagaaaggaaaggaaaggaaatgaactttatttaagtgtctaatcgttctagcgctggagcactaattggggacactgcaaacTGAAATCAATAATCAATACAAATCAAGTTaagtcaaatgttggtttttgaggagaggggaaaccgaagcacccggagaaaacctctcggtgctgAGCAGAGAAccaataaactcaacccacatatgacgccggatctgggaatcgaacccgggccacattggtgggaggcgagtgctctcaccactgcgccatccctgcgtccctgtttctcgaagcatggttagcgttGACTACCATAGTAGCGATTAGGTTTCGACGCTTCTAAACAAACGATTAGCGGTGACTACTTTTCGAGAAACTGACGTCAAATCAAGGAAAGACCCAATCCCCTCTAAGCTCGGTCATTGTTGCAGGCTCCATTTGCGTCGCATCTAGCGAACAAAAGTTATAAATACGTTCCTACGCTTCTGGAGGGCAGAGAGAATGAACCGAGTGAACTTGGACTTCTTAAGTGACTGTTAAGCATAATAATTCAAATTATTTACCTAGGTGAAATtgaaaagtggtggatatttgccgaaCGTCGAAggggcgaggtaaatatccaccccTTTCACCGACAggttaataatttattgattataTATCAGACAATTTTTAATAAATGGTGCCAAAAACTACTGCATCTgtgacaattaactgaaaaatgatcgatttttagagtttcgcgTGCTACTCGATGCTCGGAGGTTATTCGTTAACAGTTATTCGCCGCGCCCGAATGGattctgagtcaatagcccatgaggccgaaggccgaatgtgCTATTGACCCGGAGGCCATGAAGAATAATTGTCTtcgtaaaatccaactagttggtcaaaaaagatATCGagacttaaccccttaactgccgaatgagcgctgagggcacttatagattttactctgtctaacgcctgacgattttactcgtcaatggggaaccccttggacgggaaagggttaacaacgtcaaaaactatgtccccattaaccccttaactgccgaatgagcgctgagggcacttatagattttactctgtctaacgccagacgattttagtcgtcaatggggaaccccttgaacGGGAAAGGGTtcacatctttcgcaagttaaggctagactttaatcctttttttcccgccaaaacattacaaatatggcgggtgcttttcgctactgatgggctataacatatagcctagtagtagcttaaccaatcagaacgcagaattgataatagaccactagtttgattttactaaaactggataatcacctccgggctcgccaatcagcgcgcgccaaaagcactttTCACATGTGTGGTATATACTTGAAATCGAGGCGAATAGCCTGTAATCATAGGGGTTGAAATGAAGAACTGTTTTAGTATACACACAAggtgatctcaacaacactaGATttcaagtaatatatcaaacatgaggaagagtgtttcatcagatatccaaacactgagaagtgttTTGAAAAAACCAGGCGCATTGAGTGAGTACAGTATATAGTAATAAAAATGATTACTACCGTTACTATTATTATAGAATCTCTGTCTCAACCGCAGGCCTTTGCGCGCGTCAGCGCCATTTTAAGGCTTTCCTGAAATTAGGAAGTTTTGTTGTCGATTGTTGTGAGAATCGGTCTAAATCCCCTCTATCCacgaaaaaaagtgctttttgatAGGTTGAACATGTGAAACATTACATCCGAAATAATTTGAGTCACTGTTGGTGAAAATGAGGACGCCATTTTATGCaattaagccctggtcaaagGACTAGtaagtagcggcaagttgaacttaCGAAGAGACATgcgttgggtggccaaacggtaaaaatcTTGCACTGACTTGAGTGCAAATTTTATttcgaccaaagtgatcgcaagtcatcACAAGGCCTGGCCAAATGGAGTCGCAAGTTACTATAAGgcccaagttttcaacttgcgactgcttgcgagtccgtttgaccagggctttaggTCCGTGACTGGGACTCTTTAAAGCTCACTGGTCAAACAGACTCGCAATTAAtcgcaagttgaaaacttgggtctacttgcgactccgtttggcaAAGGGCTAAAGAATAAGCAAGATCTCTATCACATTAAAACCCAAACTTGTCGTCATAGTTGAAGATCACGTGaggacaacaaaaataatagtaataatgatgatgatgatgatgataataatatataataataataaaggatataataattataatagtagTTGTGGTAGTGATGGTGGTAGTACATATTCCAGCAAATATCAAAGAAAGTGACAAAGTTAAACTATTTTAGGATTTTAAACGGCTTGAGAAATCCATCATTGGAGACCTGATGTTGTTATTTTGAAGATAAGAAGACAAGAGAGACAATCTGTGACAGCAGTCCCCAGAGACAATTACATGGAACAGAAACAAATAGAGAAATGTGAGAAGTACCAAGGTCTGGCAAGAGAAATTGGGGGACTATGGAAATCAAAAGTGAAAGTTGTTCCAGTGGTGGTTGGGGTTTTGGGTCACAGAAATTGAAGGCCTACTTCATTAAAACTGGGAATCCAAAAGATGCTGGAAGTCTGGAGTCTTAGGTTGAATTGTcacaatcataataataacttaatataataataatttattgtacaaaaggacaacggaaaaataaatctaaggaaaacatatctgTATAAAAGCCATTAACCCAAGCAGTTGATTTTGTCCACATTTGAATTCAATCTGCACCTGCCAATCTACtcacgtaagaaattttccttgattttgattggctagggtgggctaCAGTGATTAATTTATATTGGCTGCCcaatttggcctgtccgattacaaatgtttgtaatcagacAGGCCAAATTGCACAGTTTGCACCCTGAAACAACCAATTAGGCCaaaaataagggctgttaacaaccaatcatattcaagcattttgttataattttacaaaaactgtcaatcatttcttccactGATGTATAAAGATTAATTATTGTTACGAACGTAGatgcctgtgtttgtttttttcaaccgtaaaaagaaaggtttcttgtgcgttaccgaaaatttctcatcttctgttgtaaacaaatcatagcatgacctgcacgtagtatttggcaataaattaccggctcgtaatatttcaaaattttccaaataccactcgccgcttcgcgggtcgtggtattttggacatagtcaaatatcacttgcggtattattgccaaataccactacaagtcatgctaaatattacctatactaataatataataatagttGAGGACAGCTCTATTTAAAATGCTTTACCTTTTGGTGATCCTGTGGTAGTTCTAGTGGGTATTATCGCTGAAAAGAAAGCCCAAAAAATCCATGATGAATACCAAGCTTGATTTTGAGATGAAGAGTTCAAAATAGTACTGAAAGCTTTAAGTACCATAACCACGCCAAAGCAATCTTAATCCATACCTGGAGGTATACCGCACGCTCCTTTACAGCAACATTTGCTTGTCAATGCAAGATACTGTTAAgacaataattaaaataatgtttatcattattattattagagagTTATCCATCATTTGTTATTATCACATtattgtaacaataattatcaatCATCTATATGGGCTTATCATGGACCCATACAGCAACCAGTTCTCAGTTGGCGTGATAGCTCAACGGGTAGATTTGTAACACCACACTGGCAATTGAGAGAGGTAGTGTTTATAGAGTCCTATTGAGGCCTTTCTCACTACCAGCTAAGAAGAATataccattttcgaattctcatgACTGGAATGGATCTAGCATGAGATGGAGGCTAATGCaagcaaatcttttcaaatgtaaattaatttgcccgcattagtctccatttcatgctagatccagtccaaccgttagaatacgaaactggcctattatgTTAACTGCAAGCATCATTCACTATTAAAAAATTGTTTATAATTTATTAGTGGCAGTattataccacacaagtgaatagtgcttttggcacaCGCTGATTGGCTAGAGCGGTGGTGATTGTACAAGTATGTTCACCTCGGAGAGTTGCTCATAGTGAGCAATATAACAATACCCTAAATAATagtataataatataataaataacgGTGATAAGGTTTAATAAATATTAGAATTTGCAAAATTAGATCATTGGAAAAACAGAAATCCATTGGTGTGACATTAATAGTCAAAACAAGAATTTTAGAGTAGAGcaatgattttaaaatgaagaaaCCGAATACTACCCCTACCTGAACTTCCCATTCCAAAGAGAAACTCAACTACCCTTTCTTGAAAAAGTGCAAGCCTTATGTATCAGTCAAACACAATTTTAactaattacaatattattgttttgctgCTCTAATTAAGGGAATGACAAAAGGTGAGAAACAACAAAGAACAGGAAgtctagtgaaaatttgtgccACATCAACATAAAATAACCTAATACTAACCTAAAGATACTTAAACAAGGACAAAAAAGGGACTAAAGTGTCTACAGAATTGAGGGATACCAGGAGCAACTCACCACACACACAATAGAACATCAACATGCTTCCACTTCATACTTACATAGGTGTCTTTGGGTATATTTGTAAcattaataaattcaaagatGGCCTCATTCTCTGCCATTGTTTCACTGCAGATCAGTGAAATTTTGGCTCCATGACCTGAAATACCATTCCtgcaaaacattacaacaggtatagaagcttaagcaaccatgatGGCGACCGAGATAAGAAAATCTAAAACTCCTATATTTAACAATGGAGGAACAGAGTGTGTCACGCTCTTTAcgtgattttaatttttgtacttTTCACAGCCAATTCCTAATGTCCAATCCCcaatgaaatgacctgttttgaagTTGTAAGGATGACGTGAGCACTTGAtggcagttttttttaatttttttctcctaAAGCCACTCGCACCAATTCAAGACCAGCTTACTCAGAATGTATTTTGCAGGCATGATGAGTCATTGCATCCCTGATGATTCATTGCACCTAAAACACTTCTACACCTTTAATACATGATACTGTACAACAAAACAGGAAATTCACAGCTGAGAAAAGAAGACTGTGGCCAGTCACTAAGCACAGTCCTACCAATAAGATTCCCAGTTAAATATTTGCTACTACCAGTCCCTTTCCACTGTACCACAGGACCTTGGGCAAAGATTGGCTTGATGAGCCATCTAGTACACACACACAACCCAATCACATCCCCAGGAAGAATAAACTTTAATGGTCATTCTTACAATGggtgaaaaacaacaaaacattcGTAGCATGAATAGTCTTAATTGTGTATTCAGCACAGCGAGAGCTCAGAAGCTAATCTGTTAATTAATGTATTCAAAACATTGACTTAAAATTGCTCTAAATGCAATCTACAGGCGGACTAATGtggtaaaattaattatttaccCAGAACACCTCAAGTGCAGCACAGAATACCCAAAAACCCCTTGTGAATAAATTTTAGTAACTGGCACCACTTTAAATGCTACAACTgagcagggctgaaaataacggccgcctagtcgccggtcaagatgaccggccaaaccAATGTTAGCTCGGACATAcctcgtttctggccggtcaaatcataacacaaaaatttcttttaatatagTATTTTAGCCCCTTGCCCCTATGCCTCAAGACTACGAAGAAAAACCAACTCATTTAATAAATATGTAACAGCATTTGCTGTGGAATAAATTTCAAATCTGACTCCTTATTTTGGCAATTCTTAGTTAAGTAACTGAATTGATCGTTAAAGTAATAGTGCTTACTACTTGTTTATCGCAGAGCTCTAACAGAGGTCCAGTCTTCTTGACACAAACGATCTACAGTTTCTACAGTATTGTGCATAGAATTCAATCACACAATGATCTTGAAATTCGAATACTTGTTTAGCAAACAGGATTTGTTTGTCAGTACCGAAGATAGAAAAGAGAGCAGCAGCTTTAGCCCCACGAACGCTAAGCGGAAGTtgaattttctcttctttgggaAAGGTTACCGATTTTTTGTCCATGACAATAACTTTCAAGGGCTAAAATGGAGACTTTCCAACTCATATAAGTAATTGAGGAAGTTCTTAAAATGTACGTGGTTCCAAAACCCATAGTTTATTTTTCGAGCGCGTGCGTTACTCACGTATTCGTCCTGGCTTTTCTCGCTCAAAGGACTGGGACTAAGAAAACAGAAATTTGACGAAAGACGCAGAGAAAGACCTGAGGGCCGTGATAACTTATCGGGTCCGAAAAGTAATTCTTTAATTAAACTATGATCCACTTGCCGTGAAACTtcgctcttttaatatgtttcagataaaagaaaagacaaaataactgcaaagtttcaaagcacaaAACGTGTTCCTactgaagatacaaagagatttttgtcacccgaaatgtTTCAGGACTTTTGAGAAATGGGCTCCAGAAGTTTGATAAGCCGGTGCGACGGCAGTGTCTGTTTTATGTTTTACGtttcattgtaaaatgtaaacaatagtTGCAGTTCATTGGAGCTCACATTTCTGGAATCAGGGAATCAGCAATTGAGCATATTTATAGTAAATAAGTGAATAACACGGattgtttttatatttaaattattttattatattcaattttgaccggtcaacatgaccggcgagTCAAAGCCTCAATtagaccggacattgtccgttgaccggccgttattttcagccctgcaaCTGAGTAAACTGAGATTGATTCCACATATTAAAGACATCTTTCTACATTTTCCCTTTTTAGGCAGGGACATCTAGGTCGCCTCCTCAGGTTTTCAACTCTGGGACAAAACTCTGCACTCACTGTGGCAAGTAGTATTCACttcattcaaaacaaaaacacaaaaaagggTCATTTACTTCCAAAATCCCTTCCATGCACTTCTAAGTGACTTTAGAGAAAAACTAAAGACATAACAAAGATTATGGAGTACAGGTTCTGGAGCTTATAATAAGAAAGGAATCAAGTGTACTGTTGCTCTGATTGAACAAATAAGGATTTTGAACTCAAATCTTACACCACATTATAAGTTAAATCTCAACTTTCAGCTTCAACAAACAGAGTTGAAGGAATACAAATGGTTTCAACCCACCTGAAGGCAAGGGTAAGGTTTGATTTAATATTGCCATCATCATCTCCAACCATGGTGCTCAAAAATTCTGCACTTGTGTCATCTCCAAGGCTCTCGCACACATGAGTGGATTCCTGAGTCCATCTGCCAACCTTCAAAGTAGCaacagaaagaaaggaaagcaCTTATTTTGAAAGCTGTAAGTTACTGCTCACGTTTCATTAAGATCAGCCATTTAGTCTATTAAAGTGATTACAATTCAAGACTAAAATGACTTACTGATGCCTTCACGCACGCTTTATATCCAGTTCGATTTTGGTTGATAAATTTATTAAACACTCCACAAGGGCTGTAAGAGTAAAACCATTTTATGGTATCCTCAGTTGTAAACCTATTAAAGATCCAagcaaaagtaattgcaaaaattaaaagtggCTAAAATATATATAAGTTAATAAAATTGAGCCAATACTGGTCAGCGGTGACTGAGGATCATTGCGCCCCTATTTGGCATGCGAGTTTTGCCAAGTGTCAGATGACGCATACTCAATCATGAAGTTCATGCAGTTCTTTCAAGCTAAAAATCGTGGCTTTGTGCAGCAGTTTGCCTCTCCCTCTTCTCTCCCTTTTTGCTGGTCTAGGTGATTATAGAGTTGGTGAGTTAAATTATCTTCTCTGAGTTTCTTAGTTTGAAGGTGCCTGGTGgtggttgccatggatacctgcaCCCCCTGCTCAAGGCTTGTATTTTGCTTGGCAGTCCACCACCCACTTTCATAGGCTCCTGACCTCCAAGCTCATCTATTCAGGCCTTCTGATAGGGTgcgattaaaaaatgcaaattatgcgattttttcagGGCAGATTGTGCGACTAGAAAGGCCAATTATGcgataaataatgtaaattatgcgatttttttctcagcaattttaagcttgttttataaggtttcaggttaagaaaaacacctttttgctgcccttacgacattttgaacacaaaggaacagtaaTTATGCATCTTGATCGACATTAGTTGggataaataaaaaagtatgaGGTCTTCTGCACTATCAGTGCACCATGTTAAAAGTTGAAAGGACAGAGCTAACATGCCAAatgaatgatcaataattattgacgttCCTGCATGCTACGACTAGCTTcttatgctttgtttttatgtgcagtattttatttctgaacacaacaaaccaacttttttattttattttgcaaggatcattaaaacacttcatcctgcttcccaataatattatttaatccATGATCAGGCAGGCAGATCATAAACTTAGATAACATtgcaaaaaatgattttaagagcatcttgtattattttaaaaccccACAGTACACCATATGCCAGTCTGTCAAATTCACATCTGATCTGATAATAATACTGCATAATAAAACTAGCTTGAACATAACAAAACAGTCTTTCTCCCTTGTAGACAGTAGTTGGTAGTCAAAGGGGACTCTACCAGTCACGACTGAatttttttggtcaaatccGAAGATGGTCAATCACAGTATTGCACGACGAGCAAAACATCAGTCCGTCGTCCACGTGGAATGTACCTGTGGGATACTTTCTTGCTCGATCGTGAGCTGTTGAATTGGGCGGAAGGTGGGAACTTGCCTTCTTGGTCGAAGAAACAGCGGGCGTTTTTACTACAAACTTATCCATGAGTACGTTTTTCTCGGTTTTCAACCAAAGAAACTACATTTTGCCGAAATAGTGACAACTTCGCTTATTTTTTCACACTTATACTTCCAACGTGAATAGAGAAGAAAATTGTGTCATCATTTCAGTGATGTGTCTATAGCAGCCATTCAGATTGGCTAATCTGAACAAAGGGCGACTCTTTaagaatgaaactcgtaccaGGCCCCCGATATGCAAAATAACGCCTTGAACTTCGAATGTTTACGAAATCGAAGGTGACAAaggtttttagcttttttccaaggtaaatcatcttaaaaatggcgtatttatgcagaaaatcctaagaaacttgttgatttacgttttattttatgaatgttGTGCGTTCTTTTGTGAATTATTCGATTTTTCGTGATTTATGCGATCGGATGCGATTTGGGGTCGATTGTGCGAAATCGCACCATCGCGTAATATCAGAAGGCCTGTCTATTAGCGATGGGAATTAATTTGAGTAATATGGTACATTGTCAAGC
Coding sequences:
- the LOC136890802 gene encoding uncharacterized protein isoform X4; the protein is MLRWLTRGPGRDLLSTNRGFTTEDTIKWFYSYSPCGVFNKFINQNRTGYKACVKASVGRWTQESTHVCESLGDDTSAEFLSTMVGDDDGNIKSNLTLAFRNGISGHGAKISLICSETMAENEAIFEFINVTNIPKDTYYLALTSKCCCKGACGIPPAIIPTRTTTGSPKGGSAKQLKEAWKIALIVIGGVLFVLIVALIVYCCKKSRSGYQMI
- the LOC136890802 gene encoding uncharacterized protein isoform X2 yields the protein MKISDTHQLTRIVFLFAGIWCVSFASECVPPSYGYKGCACTYSPKEINNTEFVNLLPLKSNSSSPRFTTEDTIKWFYSYSPCGVFNKFINQNRTGYKACVKASVGRWTQESTHVCESLGDDTSAEFLSTMVGDDDGNIKSNLTLAFRNGISGHGAKISLICSETMAENEAIFEFINVTNIPKDTYYLALTSKCCCKGACGIPPAIIPTRTTTGSPKGSAKQLKEAWKIALIVIGGVLFVLIVALIVYCCKKSRSGYQMI
- the LOC136890802 gene encoding uncharacterized protein isoform X1, with protein sequence MKISDTHQLTRIVFLFAGIWCVSFASECVPPSYGYKGCACTYSPKEINNTEFVNLLPLKSNSSSPRFTTEDTIKWFYSYSPCGVFNKFINQNRTGYKACVKASVGRWTQESTHVCESLGDDTSAEFLSTMVGDDDGNIKSNLTLAFRNGISGHGAKISLICSETMAENEAIFEFINVTNIPKDTYYLALTSKCCCKGACGIPPAIIPTRTTTGSPKGGSAKQLKEAWKIALIVIGGVLFVLIVALIVYCCKKSRSGYQMI
- the LOC136890802 gene encoding uncharacterized protein isoform X3 — encoded protein: MKISDTHQLTRIVFLFAGIWCVSFASECVPPSYGYKGCACTYSPKEINNTEFVNLLPLKSNSSSPRFTTEDTIKWFYSYSPCGVFNKFINQNRTGYKACVKASVGRWTQESTHVCESLGDDTSAEFLSTMVGDDDGNIKSNLTLAFRNGISGHGAKISLICSETMAENEAIFEFINVTNIPKDTYYLALTSKCCCKGACGIPPAIIPTRTTTGSPKGYSPRFQVYTTHVKSAFGAR